Proteins encoded by one window of Rhodobacteraceae bacterium IMCC1335:
- a CDS encoding tyrosine-type recombinase/integrase has translation MRQAQTLNEAQLRRVIHYCRSRRHPIRDETIILVSFYAGLRAKEIAALTVDNIFDEDGAVRTQFILSAQQSKGGQTRTVYLNQRLRKALREYGDYIRLADPQRPLFASQKGGHFSANTMCQLFLDIYKAIGLKDASSHSGRRTYITRLANKGVGVRLLAALAGHSHISTTQRYIDVNSDQLSEAVELL, from the coding sequence ATGCGCCAGGCACAAACACTAAATGAAGCTCAACTGCGCAGGGTTATACATTACTGCCGCAGCAGACGTCATCCAATTCGTGATGAGACCATTATACTGGTTAGCTTCTACGCAGGGCTCCGAGCCAAGGAAATTGCAGCACTCACAGTGGACAACATATTTGATGAAGACGGTGCTGTTCGCACACAGTTCATCTTAAGCGCACAGCAGAGCAAAGGTGGGCAAACACGCACAGTGTATCTTAATCAGCGCTTGCGAAAGGCTCTCCGCGAGTATGGTGACTACATACGCCTCGCAGATCCACAGCGTCCGCTGTTTGCCAGTCAAAAGGGCGGTCACTTCTCGGCCAACACAATGTGTCAGCTGTTCTTGGACATATACAAAGCAATTGGCCTCAAGGACGCCTCAAGTCATTCAGGCCGCAGGACATATATTACCCGTTTGGCAAACAAGGGTGTAGGCGTGCGATTGCTTGCGGCGCTTGCAGGGCATTCACATATATCCACAACACAGAGGTACATAGATGTGAACTCTGACCAGTTGAGCGAAGCAGTGGAGCTGCTTTAG
- a CDS encoding AAA family ATPase, whose amino-acid sequence MSFDLKHLPRTFADLVIANPLNAAVIKSYCEQPPAKPLLLAGPPGAGKTEAARVIAQSHFLRAQDHYMHWEHNAASLGKSFEDKIMAEVNYQMFGNSDKALIVINEIDELDLRSVQPKFREFMDTKRHLIRFVATTNHKNRMMGAMLSRFRVLDIDPPSKTDWVPRVLSMLQAEGLNPTQQDVTQMLQSFNGSARDLIDLVEETVMASKVATL is encoded by the coding sequence ATGTCATTTGACCTCAAACATTTACCGCGGACTTTTGCCGATTTGGTAATTGCAAATCCGCTGAATGCGGCTGTAATCAAATCTTATTGCGAGCAACCACCAGCTAAGCCTTTATTGTTGGCTGGCCCACCCGGCGCAGGAAAAACAGAAGCAGCCCGCGTGATAGCTCAAAGTCATTTTCTGCGCGCGCAGGATCACTACATGCATTGGGAACACAATGCTGCAAGCCTCGGTAAAAGCTTTGAAGATAAAATTATGGCCGAAGTGAACTATCAAATGTTTGGCAACTCAGACAAAGCGCTGATTGTCATTAATGAGATTGACGAGCTGGATCTGCGCAGTGTGCAACCAAAGTTTCGTGAGTTCATGGATACCAAACGCCATCTGATCCGGTTTGTCGCAACGACCAACCATAAAAACAGAATGATGGGTGCGATGCTGTCACGCTTTCGAGTGCTGGATATAGATCCACCCTCAAAAACAGATTGGGTGCCACGTGTATTAAGTATGTTGCAGGCAGAAGGCCTAAATCCAACACAGCAGGATGTGACGCAAATGTTGCAAAGCTTTAATGGCAGTGCTCGCGATTTAATCGATCTCGTCGAAGAGACAGTTATGGCCAGCAAAGTTGCAACGCTTTGA
- a CDS encoding amidohydrolase family protein, producing MTDCWIAPNSLFDGQDIVYGQAVRIVDGRITEIAKTPVSAVRIKGCLTPGFVDLQVNGGGGVMLNTTPTRGGMADIAAAHRIFGTVAIMPTVITDHWAVLDQAVEAAIAAKGDDGIIGLHIEGPHISVARRGTHNAIHVRPMDDRTLNVVEALRRHDIAVMITIAPEAITHDQIAALVRMGAVVSIGHTDATCEDTEAAISAGASCATHLFNAMSPMVGREPGVVGAVINSHVWSGIICDGFHVDDRMIKLALRARPEDDLMFLVSDAMATVGGPALFDLYGQNIHLENGRLINAEGHLAGAHVTQAEGVARLVHEIDVSLAQALRMAITVPALVMGQANLAQLIGRLVRDVLVLSDDLKVDGTLGQTLSQPSN from the coding sequence ATGACTGACTGCTGGATCGCCCCCAATTCCTTGTTTGACGGGCAAGATATCGTGTATGGGCAGGCGGTACGGATCGTTGACGGGCGGATCACTGAGATTGCAAAAACGCCGGTCTCAGCGGTGCGAATCAAAGGTTGCCTGACACCTGGTTTCGTTGATTTGCAGGTCAACGGCGGTGGTGGTGTGATGCTCAACACTACGCCGACGCGGGGCGGTATGGCGGATATTGCGGCGGCCCATCGTATATTCGGAACAGTAGCCATCATGCCTACCGTCATAACGGATCACTGGGCTGTTTTGGACCAAGCCGTCGAAGCTGCCATCGCCGCCAAAGGGGATGATGGCATCATCGGGCTGCATATCGAGGGCCCCCATATTTCTGTTGCCCGACGTGGAACACATAATGCAATTCACGTCCGGCCCATGGACGATCGCACGCTAAATGTCGTTGAAGCACTGCGCCGCCACGATATTGCCGTGATGATCACCATTGCACCCGAAGCCATCACTCACGATCAAATCGCCGCCCTGGTCCGAATGGGGGCCGTGGTTTCCATTGGTCATACTGATGCAACGTGCGAAGATACCGAGGCTGCGATTTCAGCAGGGGCAAGTTGTGCAACTCACCTGTTCAATGCAATGTCACCAATGGTCGGCCGTGAACCGGGCGTTGTTGGCGCTGTTATCAATTCGCATGTGTGGTCTGGCATTATTTGTGACGGCTTTCATGTGGATGATCGGATGATTAAATTGGCACTTCGTGCGAGACCTGAAGATGACCTGATGTTTCTGGTTTCGGATGCGATGGCCACCGTTGGGGGGCCAGCGCTATTTGATCTTTATGGTCAGAATATCCACCTTGAAAACGGGCGACTTATCAATGCCGAAGGACACCTTGCAGGGGCCCACGTTACTCAGGCCGAAGGCGTCGCCCGACTTGTGCATGAAATAGATGTTTCACTGGCGCAGGCCTTGCGGATGGCGATTACTGTGCCCGCTCTTGTTATGGGACAAGCGAACCTCGCGCAGCTGATCGGTCGCCTCGTGCGCGATGTTTTGGTTTTGTCGGATGATCTCAAGGTCGATGGAACGCTAGGGCAGACTCTATCGCAGCCGTCAAACTAA
- a CDS encoding ROK family protein, whose translation MNAIGIDLGGTKMEAQVFDDTWSVAARCRRDTPKDYAELVTELADLIRWADAQTSGTLPVGIGAAGLVNPKTGLARTANLVATGQPFPADIARTVERPVTYVNDCRALALSEAIFGRGKGRHTVMALVLGTGVGGGIAVDGSILQGPTHTGGEFGHTSAPAHLVAKHDLPIWRCGCGRMGCIETYIAGPGLARLAKHILGTDLTTVEIAARRDIDTGPVWQVWCDFGADLLHSLTLTADPDLIVLGGGLTHIDGLVEDLSATARRAQIGDFAVPEIVLAQGGDTSGARGAAYAAWQAHHD comes from the coding sequence TTGAACGCGATCGGGATTGATCTTGGCGGAACCAAGATGGAAGCACAGGTGTTTGATGATACTTGGTCAGTCGCGGCACGCTGCCGGCGTGATACCCCAAAAGACTACGCAGAACTGGTAACCGAGTTGGCTGATTTGATCCGTTGGGCCGATGCCCAAACAAGCGGAACTTTGCCCGTCGGAATTGGCGCAGCTGGCCTTGTGAACCCCAAGACCGGACTTGCGCGGACGGCCAATCTTGTGGCGACGGGACAACCGTTTCCAGCCGATATTGCCCGTACTGTTGAGCGACCTGTGACCTATGTGAATGACTGTCGTGCCTTGGCATTGTCTGAGGCTATTTTCGGGCGGGGCAAAGGCCGTCATACTGTTATGGCTTTGGTTTTAGGCACGGGTGTGGGCGGAGGAATCGCTGTTGATGGCTCGATATTGCAGGGGCCGACCCATACAGGAGGCGAGTTCGGGCATACTTCCGCGCCCGCACATCTGGTCGCAAAGCATGATCTTCCGATCTGGCGTTGTGGCTGCGGGCGAATGGGTTGTATCGAAACCTACATTGCGGGACCCGGGCTTGCACGATTGGCCAAACACATTTTGGGTACTGATCTGACCACCGTTGAAATAGCCGCGCGCAGGGACATCGATACAGGCCCTGTCTGGCAGGTCTGGTGTGACTTTGGCGCTGACTTGCTGCATTCCCTGACATTGACTGCTGATCCGGACCTGATCGTTTTGGGCGGCGGGTTGACCCATATCGACGGTCTTGTCGAGGATTTGAGTGCGACGGCCAGACGCGCGCAGATCGGTGATTTCGCCGTTCCAGAAATTGTATTGGCCCAAGGCGGTGACACAAGCGGCGCACGCGGTGCCGCCTATGCCGCATGGCAGGCGCACCATGACTGA
- a CDS encoding ABC transporter permease subunit, whose translation MAFSIPRHKSDFWTWITISIIAILCILLILPILRVLTLGFVDPDTGNLTLGNFIEVFTRNYYLNGLKNTLFVGVAGTLGACLIGIPLAFFTTRFLIRGKTLISTLAILVLVSPPFISAYAWIMMMGSNGVITNFFDGIGINIPTIYGAHGIILVFSLKFFPFIFLMTQTALNAVNKSFEDAAENLGYSPWQRFVKVTLPLVFPAVSTGAIICFVLSIADFGTPAILGRGFRTLSTIALSAYRSELGGPPTMAVTVSILMMAISMIALVAQRRILANRRYASSLTNLPVAVKLSGWKNAAVHFFSHGIVFLAMLPSTVVVYTSFLKTKGPVFVGGFGFESYDRIWRDAPDAIYNSFLFAIIAVTFITITSGLISYVIVRRDTKAAAAIDFLMMVPYLVPGVVMAIGFVTVFRNGMPNFFDPAVLLVMIYFIRRLPYGVRSTTSSLRQIKPSLEEAAVNLGATPLGAFIKITVPLIFPGIVVGALMSFITAINELSSTLILYDAGTITMPVKVYVAVLDGEFGLAAALSTILLLSTGACVYAVFRFAENRNSAFL comes from the coding sequence ATGGCCTTCTCGATCCCACGCCATAAGTCAGATTTCTGGACATGGATTACCATATCAATAATAGCCATACTTTGCATTCTTCTTATTTTACCAATCCTGCGTGTATTGACATTGGGATTTGTTGATCCGGACACCGGCAACTTGACGCTTGGCAACTTCATCGAAGTGTTCACCCGAAACTATTATCTGAATGGTTTAAAAAACACGCTTTTTGTTGGAGTAGCCGGTACACTCGGAGCTTGCCTAATTGGAATTCCACTCGCCTTTTTCACAACGCGATTCTTAATCAGAGGAAAGACCCTCATCTCTACTCTCGCTATTTTGGTGCTAGTATCCCCTCCGTTCATCAGTGCGTATGCTTGGATTATGATGATGGGATCCAATGGGGTCATCACGAACTTTTTTGACGGTATTGGCATTAACATACCCACCATCTACGGTGCTCACGGGATCATTCTTGTCTTCTCATTAAAGTTTTTTCCGTTCATTTTTCTAATGACACAGACTGCCTTGAATGCGGTCAATAAATCTTTTGAAGACGCTGCAGAAAATCTAGGGTACAGCCCTTGGCAACGCTTTGTAAAGGTGACGCTCCCACTTGTTTTTCCAGCGGTCAGCACCGGAGCCATCATTTGCTTTGTGCTTTCAATTGCTGACTTTGGAACGCCCGCCATTCTCGGTCGTGGGTTTCGGACACTGTCCACAATTGCCTTATCAGCCTATCGCTCAGAGTTGGGTGGGCCCCCTACCATGGCCGTCACAGTATCAATTTTGATGATGGCAATTTCAATGATTGCCCTCGTTGCACAACGGAGAATTCTTGCTAATCGTCGCTATGCCAGCTCTCTTACAAATCTGCCGGTCGCTGTTAAGTTATCGGGTTGGAAGAACGCAGCAGTTCATTTTTTTAGCCACGGCATTGTGTTTTTGGCTATGCTGCCATCAACAGTTGTTGTGTATACATCGTTTCTGAAGACGAAAGGCCCTGTTTTTGTTGGGGGATTTGGCTTTGAGAGCTATGATCGGATTTGGCGAGATGCGCCGGATGCTATCTACAACAGCTTTCTCTTCGCAATAATCGCGGTGACATTTATCACAATTACCTCGGGACTAATAAGCTATGTTATTGTCCGAAGAGATACAAAGGCGGCGGCGGCAATCGACTTCCTAATGATGGTGCCTTACCTCGTGCCAGGTGTTGTCATGGCAATCGGTTTTGTGACCGTGTTTAGAAATGGGATGCCAAACTTCTTTGACCCCGCAGTTCTTCTAGTTATGATCTATTTTATTAGACGGCTTCCTTACGGTGTCCGCTCGACAACATCCAGTTTACGGCAAATCAAACCTTCACTAGAGGAGGCTGCCGTAAATCTTGGCGCAACACCTCTTGGTGCATTTATAAAGATCACCGTACCGCTTATTTTCCCTGGAATTGTGGTTGGCGCATTGATGAGTTTCATAACCGCTATCAACGAACTCTCATCGACTTTGATCCTCTACGACGCTGGAACAATCACCATGCCCGTTAAAGTCTATGTAGCGGTTCTTGATGGCGAATTTGGACTGGCTGCGGCATTGTCCACAATTTTGCTTTTGAGCACAGGAGCCTGTGTCTATGCAGTCTTCCGCTTTGCCGAAAACCGTAATTCCGCATTTCTTTAG
- a CDS encoding extracellular solute-binding protein: protein MKKLLMATVVTSCMAALSTTANADGTVTVYTAVPQNFIDSLVPMFEAQTGTTVEIIKAGSGDLLNRLTAEADNPVADVLWSVDGTVIDFNPALFEAYEAAGTDALAEGMKPSELWSPFTAVVMAFIVNENKLNGLPIPKSWSELADPKYDDVVSSAKANASGSSYIQLATVLQAYDTEEAGWKVYKGLLSNFVLSDSSGAVPRFVNDGELAIGVTLEDAALRYVEGGGPVQIVYPSEGTAIVPDAMTLIAGAPNADNGKAFLDFMLTKEAQTVVAEQGRRPVRADVASNPALQAISELPSVGYDGAWAAENRKALVSAWEDLVLDVQ from the coding sequence ATGAAGAAATTATTGATGGCTACTGTGGTGACATCCTGCATGGCGGCGTTGTCAACTACTGCCAATGCAGATGGGACTGTGACGGTCTATACAGCCGTTCCACAGAACTTTATTGATTCGCTTGTACCGATGTTTGAAGCACAAACGGGCACGACAGTCGAAATTATCAAAGCTGGGTCTGGTGATCTTCTTAACAGGTTGACTGCAGAAGCTGATAATCCTGTGGCGGACGTTCTCTGGAGCGTTGATGGCACTGTCATAGATTTTAACCCGGCTCTTTTTGAAGCTTATGAAGCTGCTGGCACCGATGCACTTGCCGAGGGAATGAAGCCAAGCGAACTTTGGAGCCCGTTCACAGCAGTTGTTATGGCGTTTATAGTAAACGAAAATAAGCTCAACGGTCTGCCAATTCCCAAAAGCTGGTCAGAATTGGCGGATCCTAAATATGATGACGTAGTCTCTTCTGCAAAAGCGAATGCTTCGGGTTCTTCCTATATTCAATTGGCAACCGTGTTGCAGGCATACGATACGGAAGAGGCTGGTTGGAAGGTCTATAAAGGACTTTTGTCTAACTTTGTACTTTCAGACAGCTCCGGTGCTGTTCCACGTTTTGTCAATGATGGTGAGCTCGCTATTGGTGTGACCCTTGAGGATGCAGCATTGCGCTATGTTGAAGGTGGTGGTCCAGTCCAGATTGTCTACCCATCCGAAGGGACAGCAATTGTCCCTGACGCTATGACCTTGATTGCAGGTGCACCAAACGCAGATAACGGCAAAGCCTTTTTAGATTTCATGTTGACCAAAGAGGCGCAGACTGTTGTGGCAGAACAAGGCCGCCGGCCAGTACGCGCTGATGTGGCATCAAACCCTGCACTTCAGGCGATAAGTGAACTTCCATCTGTTGGTTACGACGGTGCTTGGGCAGCTGAGAACCGCAAGGCTCTCGTCTCAGCCTGGGAGGATCTGGTACTCGACGTACAGTAG
- a CDS encoding ATP-binding cassette domain-containing protein yields MALVEISELRKLYGEVVALSDINISIPSGKFFTLLGPSGCGKTTLLRTIAGFHQQSAGRITIDGSSIEHLPAHRRDVAMVFQDYAVFPHLSVRENVAFGLKQRRIPAKEITRQVEEVLEVVELGKFVDRMPHELSGGQQQRVGLARAIVVRPKVLLMDEPLSNLDARLRVDLRAELRRIQRDLGITTIYVTHDQEEALAMSDIVCVMEGGIIQQAATPLDVYLRPSNRFVASFVGANNFLQVGNLKGETVLKCCGASVSQHLPAGPVVCALRPEDISVKVDEDPSSLLNTEISIPVQIKEVSFLGREMEIFATTDNGEALKAVGRSDSQVIALPIESRAWFCVERKNLSFFEDNELGERV; encoded by the coding sequence ATGGCGCTGGTTGAAATTTCCGAGCTAAGGAAGCTATACGGTGAAGTTGTAGCCCTCTCAGATATAAACATCTCAATTCCGTCAGGTAAGTTTTTCACGCTCCTTGGGCCATCAGGGTGTGGTAAGACGACTCTGCTGCGAACAATCGCAGGGTTTCATCAACAATCAGCCGGTCGGATTACTATCGACGGTAGTTCCATCGAGCATCTGCCTGCGCATCGAAGAGATGTTGCAATGGTTTTCCAAGACTATGCAGTATTCCCCCACTTAAGTGTACGAGAAAACGTAGCTTTTGGACTGAAACAACGTCGCATCCCAGCGAAGGAAATCACCCGTCAAGTAGAAGAAGTCCTTGAGGTTGTTGAACTTGGTAAATTCGTGGATCGAATGCCCCATGAACTATCAGGCGGTCAGCAACAACGTGTTGGGCTCGCACGAGCAATTGTAGTGCGGCCAAAAGTTTTGCTCATGGACGAACCTCTTTCCAATCTTGACGCAAGACTGCGTGTTGATCTGCGTGCCGAACTCCGCCGGATCCAGCGTGACCTTGGTATTACTACAATTTACGTGACGCACGACCAAGAAGAAGCCCTCGCGATGTCAGACATAGTGTGCGTCATGGAGGGTGGTATCATACAGCAAGCAGCTACCCCTTTAGATGTATACTTGCGTCCTTCAAATCGATTTGTTGCATCTTTTGTTGGTGCAAACAATTTCCTCCAAGTAGGAAATTTAAAAGGCGAGACTGTTCTCAAATGCTGTGGTGCTTCAGTATCACAGCACCTGCCTGCTGGTCCTGTAGTTTGTGCACTGCGTCCAGAAGACATATCAGTCAAGGTCGATGAGGACCCGTCTTCTTTATTAAATACAGAAATCTCAATTCCAGTCCAAATCAAAGAAGTCAGCTTTCTAGGTCGCGAAATGGAGATATTTGCTACCACGGATAATGGTGAAGCACTTAAGGCTGTTGGTCGATCTGACTCCCAGGTTATTGCGCTGCCAATAGAAAGTAGGGCTTGGTTCTGTGTTGAGAGAAAAAACCTATCTTTTTTTGAAGACAACGAGCTTGGGGAGCGTGTTTGA
- a CDS encoding tagatose-6-phosphate kinase, translated as MTEALRNIIARNRAGRRVAIVSVCSAQPDVLRASIVMAQRLDRQVVIEATSNQVNQDGGYTGITPSKFIGYLHGLSDDVGVDRGRITFGGDHLGPQAWRHMNAKAAMAKAEVLVRDYVAAGFQKIHLDCSEGCAGDPAQLGDDVTAERSAQLARVCREAGEDLLFVVGTEVPPPGGARMDEYGDIPPTKPDAARTTLLAHDAAFGDLATLIGGLVVQPGLEFSPTAVHPMPIERDPHLLDALRYHPHVCLEAHSTDYQDSAVFPRLADLGFAFQKVGPALTFAYREAIYALDRLRNPKGGLQAVMEKVMQADPAEWQGHYSGDAAALYQQRHFGLADRIRYYWPHADPQAAVADLKQSFTNTITDASLTKIFSADILERAEMLNGTQVQRLIDAHIELALQPYFFEEI; from the coding sequence ATGACTGAAGCATTGCGAAATATCATCGCTCGAAACCGCGCTGGGCGTCGTGTTGCGATTGTCTCGGTATGTTCAGCGCAACCAGATGTTTTGCGCGCGTCCATCGTTATGGCACAGCGGTTGGACCGCCAAGTCGTAATCGAGGCAACGTCCAATCAGGTCAATCAGGACGGCGGCTATACTGGCATTACGCCATCTAAATTCATCGGGTATCTGCATGGTCTGTCCGATGATGTGGGCGTGGATCGTGGGCGGATCACTTTTGGTGGCGATCACCTTGGCCCACAGGCTTGGCGCCATATGAACGCTAAGGCCGCAATGGCCAAAGCCGAAGTTTTGGTGCGTGACTACGTTGCGGCGGGGTTTCAAAAAATTCATCTTGATTGTTCGGAAGGCTGCGCTGGGGATCCTGCGCAACTAGGCGATGACGTTACTGCGGAGCGTTCTGCGCAATTGGCGCGGGTGTGTCGTGAAGCGGGGGAAGATCTGCTGTTTGTCGTTGGCACTGAAGTCCCGCCACCAGGTGGCGCGCGCATGGATGAATACGGTGATATCCCCCCAACGAAACCCGACGCGGCTCGCACGACATTGTTGGCTCACGATGCGGCTTTCGGTGATCTGGCTACGCTGATTGGTGGCTTGGTTGTGCAGCCGGGGCTCGAGTTCAGCCCAACAGCAGTACACCCGATGCCAATTGAGCGCGATCCACACTTGTTAGACGCTTTGCGCTATCATCCCCATGTCTGCCTTGAGGCGCATTCAACCGACTATCAGGACTCTGCCGTTTTTCCTCGGCTGGCCGATCTTGGTTTTGCCTTTCAGAAGGTCGGTCCCGCGCTAACATTTGCCTACCGCGAGGCGATATATGCGCTCGACCGTTTGCGCAACCCAAAAGGCGGGTTACAAGCCGTCATGGAGAAGGTAATGCAAGCCGACCCAGCAGAATGGCAGGGGCACTATTCTGGCGATGCCGCCGCGCTTTATCAGCAGCGTCATTTTGGGTTGGCGGACCGGATCAGATACTATTGGCCTCATGCTGACCCGCAGGCCGCAGTTGCAGATTTAAAACAGAGCTTTACGAATACAATAACCGATGCAAGCTTAACCAAAATTTTTAGTGCAGACATTCTAGAACGTGCAGAAATGTTGAACGGTACACAAGTTCAAAGGTTGATAGATGCACATATCGAACTGGCATTGCAGCCTTACTTCTTTGAGGAAATCTGA
- a CDS encoding SIS domain-containing protein has translation MTQNLDQWATWGEIHSQPAIWRAWGAQLNVADLRAWVAAQSFDEVWFCGAGTSAYIGDIIAAAVKCTRSVPTTDIVANPSHFLSGAKPLVVNFGRSGNSTESIGTLDALDAFAPHAPRINITCNKDSTLATRKSGAPTQVIVLPDATHDAGFAMTSSFSTMLLTALALFDAPCNLPNRMIALAKQLDDLLSKFAAGPRPDRVVYVGAGPLAFAAREAALKVMELSAGRIPALWDSTLGFRHGPKAFVTDGTDITVFTSPNTPTSRYDADLTAELRTQFPQASVETIGAGGDIDIAMPFGAAWAAPLCVASAQVRGVVWSHNLGLNVDDPFSGQSTLSRVVSGVKLYPVVS, from the coding sequence ATGACACAAAACCTTGATCAATGGGCCACTTGGGGCGAAATTCACAGCCAACCTGCAATTTGGCGCGCATGGGGCGCACAACTTAATGTTGCGGATCTTCGGGCATGGGTTGCGGCGCAATCATTTGATGAGGTCTGGTTTTGCGGCGCAGGAACAAGTGCCTATATTGGCGATATCATTGCAGCGGCCGTTAAATGCACACGCTCAGTTCCAACAACGGATATCGTGGCTAATCCGTCGCATTTTTTATCTGGAGCAAAGCCTTTGGTCGTCAACTTCGGACGTTCTGGGAATAGCACTGAAAGCATCGGTACGTTGGATGCTTTGGATGCCTTTGCCCCACACGCGCCACGCATAAACATCACCTGCAACAAAGATAGTACTTTGGCGACACGGAAGTCAGGTGCGCCGACCCAAGTTATTGTGCTTCCCGATGCCACCCACGATGCAGGTTTCGCTATGACATCGAGTTTTTCAACCATGTTACTTACAGCATTGGCGTTGTTCGATGCGCCTTGCAATTTACCAAACCGTATGATCGCTTTGGCTAAACAGCTAGACGATTTGTTATCTAAATTCGCTGCTGGCCCACGCCCTGATCGGGTTGTGTATGTCGGGGCGGGCCCTTTGGCATTTGCAGCGCGCGAAGCGGCACTGAAGGTTATGGAATTGTCCGCAGGGCGGATTCCCGCATTGTGGGATAGCACGTTGGGATTTCGCCATGGGCCAAAAGCATTTGTTACTGATGGAACTGATATTACTGTTTTCACCAGCCCCAATACACCAACATCACGCTACGACGCAGACCTCACGGCTGAGTTGCGAACGCAGTTCCCTCAAGCAAGTGTAGAAACAATCGGCGCAGGTGGTGACATCGATATTGCGATGCCTTTTGGGGCAGCTTGGGCAGCACCGTTATGTGTGGCGTCCGCTCAGGTGCGCGGTGTTGTTTGGTCTCACAATCTTGGTCTAAATGTTGATGACCCCTTTAGCGGACAGTCGACACTCAGCCGCGTCGTGTCGGGCGTAAAATTATACCCGGTGGTATCTTGA
- a CDS encoding SIS domain-containing protein has translation MTPENTAPGRFMTAEAAQSMGVFAQAATQQVNNDVLGKPRAIFTIARGSSDAVANILSYEFMRELGVPVTSLPPSIFSIGAGVSLEEVTVLVISQSGASDDLVLSAKGASAQGATVVAITNQRDSSVELESKMTLSVCAGPELAVPATKSVIGSIGAGMALLSALKPGYAFKARNAADKLKDLYVQHPRVCALQSAFLRARHIYVIGRDTGYGAAQEVALKLKECCALHAEAFSSSEVLHGPLQLATNPLMVLMLDTDMTAIQDSLDQAEARFSAVDCDVHRIRISEFCCDEIAPAAAAAVLLAAMYPVILDTALALGLDPDVPETLSKVTQTR, from the coding sequence ATGACACCAGAAAACACAGCACCAGGCCGTTTTATGACGGCAGAAGCTGCCCAAAGCATGGGCGTTTTCGCGCAGGCCGCGACCCAGCAGGTTAACAATGATGTTTTGGGCAAGCCACGTGCAATCTTTACAATTGCGCGCGGATCTTCAGATGCTGTGGCCAACATACTGTCTTATGAATTCATGCGCGAACTGGGGGTTCCTGTCACATCCTTGCCGCCGTCTATTTTCTCAATCGGAGCAGGAGTTTCGCTTGAAGAGGTTACCGTCTTGGTGATCAGCCAATCAGGGGCCAGCGACGATCTTGTGCTGTCCGCTAAGGGCGCTTCAGCTCAAGGGGCAACAGTGGTGGCAATTACCAACCAACGAGACAGCTCGGTTGAATTGGAATCGAAGATGACCCTATCGGTTTGCGCTGGACCTGAATTGGCTGTCCCAGCCACCAAGTCGGTCATTGGATCTATTGGAGCTGGCATGGCGCTGCTGAGCGCATTGAAGCCCGGTTATGCGTTCAAAGCAAGGAATGCTGCTGATAAATTGAAAGATCTTTATGTGCAGCATCCACGCGTATGTGCCTTGCAATCGGCATTCCTGCGTGCGCGTCATATTTATGTAATCGGTCGAGATACAGGCTATGGCGCCGCGCAAGAGGTTGCGTTAAAACTCAAGGAATGTTGCGCGCTGCACGCCGAAGCCTTTTCTAGCTCTGAGGTTTTGCATGGTCCGCTCCAATTGGCGACCAACCCCTTGATGGTGCTGATGCTGGACACAGATATGACCGCAATCCAAGACAGCCTAGATCAGGCTGAAGCGAGGTTTAGTGCGGTGGATTGCGATGTACATCGCATCCGTATTTCGGAATTTTGTTGTGATGAAATTGCACCCGCCGCCGCCGCTGCGGTTTTGTTGGCCGCTATGTATCCTGTTATATTGGACACAGCTTTGGCTTTAGGGCTAGACCCCGATGTGCCGGAAACCCTTTCAAAAGTGACGCAAACCAGATGA
- a CDS encoding DUF3768 domain-containing protein, whose product MPDATTAKIAELNDHARQTFGECRVVITQGVAELGKDDVAYILDKVRKYKDFTPINDPYFEHDFGSIQFGESTIFWKIDYYDIDLQMHSPDPSDPAVTTRILTIMLAEEY is encoded by the coding sequence ATGCCTGACGCTACCACGGCAAAAATAGCAGAACTTAATGATCATGCACGGCAAACATTTGGTGAGTGTCGTGTGGTGATCACTCAAGGCGTTGCTGAGCTGGGCAAGGATGATGTCGCCTACATTCTGGACAAGGTACGTAAATACAAAGACTTCACGCCCATCAACGATCCATATTTCGAGCATGACTTCGGCTCAATTCAATTTGGGGAAAGCACAATCTTTTGGAAGATCGATTACTACGACATTGATCTACAGATGCACTCACCCGATCCTAGTGATCCAGCTGTCACAACACGCATACTCACTATTATGTTAGCGGAGGAATATTGA